A genomic segment from Flavobacterium litorale encodes:
- the topA gene encoding type I DNA topoisomerase, with protein MAKNLVIVESPAKAKTIEKFLGKDYRVESSYGHIADLPSKEIGVDVANGFQPKYEVSPDKKSLVKKLRDLSKSAETVWLASDEDREGEAIAWHLAEELKLDKEKTKRIVFHEITKSAILKAIENPRDINYNLVNAQQARRVLDRLVGYELSPVLWKKVKTGLSAGRVQSVSVRLIVERERDIQNFDSQPSYSVTAEFANESGKTFKAKLPKNFSTKEEAQDFLNKNIGSIYKVSNLETKPGKKSPAAPFTTSTLQQEAARKLYFPVGVTMMLAQRLYEAGLITYMRTDSVNLSNDAMSAAEAEIIKSYGQSFSKPRNYATKSKGAQEAHEAIRPTDMTRHTVNIDRDQARLYDLIWKRTLASQMSDAQLERTNVKIEANNHSEVFSASGEVLKFEGFLKVYLEGSDDEDVEQEGMLPALRVSEKLINNYITATERFSRPPARYTEAALVKKLEELGIGRPSTYAPTISTIISRNYVEKGTFEGQERSYKQLTLQNDKVNVQELSEITGSNKGKLVPTDIGIIVNDFLVSHFDTILDYNFTAKVEQDFDEIASGNENWTAMMDDFYSHFHPTVQDVEKNAERESGERILGKHPESGKPVSVRLGKFGPMAQIGDAEDEEKQFASLLPEQNIGTITLDEALTLFLLPKNLGTYKGEEVEVNNGRFGPYVRFGKTFVSLPKGEDPLDVTFDRAKELIIEKEKADAPIATYKDMPVQKGVGRFGPFLKWNGMFINVNKKYDFDNLSHQDIVTLIEEKIQKEIDKVIHNWEDEGIRVEKARWGRSVIIKGKTKIELSKDVDAAALSLDEVKAIIEQKAPAKKTTAKKTTAKKTTTRKTVAKKK; from the coding sequence ATGGCAAAGAATTTAGTGATTGTTGAGTCGCCTGCTAAGGCAAAGACTATAGAGAAATTTTTAGGAAAAGATTACCGCGTGGAGTCGAGTTATGGGCATATTGCTGATTTGCCCTCTAAGGAAATAGGGGTAGATGTAGCCAATGGTTTTCAGCCTAAATATGAGGTATCGCCCGACAAAAAATCGTTAGTTAAAAAACTCAGAGATTTATCTAAATCTGCCGAAACCGTTTGGCTAGCAAGTGATGAAGACCGTGAAGGAGAGGCAATAGCATGGCACCTTGCCGAAGAGCTTAAACTGGATAAAGAAAAAACAAAGCGTATTGTTTTTCACGAAATTACCAAATCGGCAATTTTAAAAGCAATAGAAAACCCTAGAGATATTAATTACAATCTTGTAAATGCGCAGCAAGCACGCCGCGTGTTGGATAGATTAGTGGGGTACGAACTTTCGCCAGTATTGTGGAAGAAGGTTAAAACAGGACTTTCGGCGGGGCGTGTGCAATCGGTTTCTGTACGACTTATTGTGGAGCGTGAACGCGATATACAAAATTTTGATTCGCAACCATCGTATAGCGTTACTGCAGAATTTGCAAACGAGAGCGGAAAAACATTTAAAGCAAAGTTGCCTAAAAACTTTTCGACGAAAGAAGAAGCACAAGATTTCCTGAATAAAAATATAGGGTCTATATATAAGGTGTCCAATTTGGAAACTAAGCCTGGTAAAAAATCGCCAGCAGCCCCCTTTACAACTTCTACATTACAACAGGAAGCAGCACGTAAACTGTACTTTCCTGTAGGTGTTACCATGATGTTGGCACAACGACTGTATGAAGCAGGACTAATTACCTATATGAGAACAGATAGTGTAAACCTATCTAACGATGCCATGAGTGCTGCCGAAGCAGAAATCATAAAATCGTATGGGCAGTCATTCAGTAAGCCACGCAACTACGCTACCAAAAGCAAAGGGGCGCAAGAGGCACACGAGGCGATACGCCCTACAGATATGACACGCCATACTGTAAATATAGACCGTGACCAAGCAAGGCTTTACGATTTAATATGGAAACGTACGCTAGCATCGCAAATGAGCGATGCACAGCTAGAACGTACCAATGTTAAAATTGAAGCCAATAATCATAGCGAAGTATTCTCGGCATCTGGAGAAGTGCTTAAATTTGAAGGATTCCTGAAAGTGTACCTTGAAGGTAGTGATGATGAAGATGTAGAGCAAGAGGGCATGTTGCCTGCACTCCGCGTAAGCGAAAAATTAATTAACAACTACATTACCGCAACGGAACGCTTTAGCCGACCACCCGCCCGTTATACAGAGGCTGCATTGGTAAAGAAACTGGAGGAGTTAGGTATAGGGCGTCCGTCTACCTATGCACCCACCATATCTACCATTATTAGCAGAAATTATGTTGAGAAAGGTACTTTTGAAGGGCAGGAGCGTAGCTACAAACAATTAACCTTGCAAAATGATAAAGTCAACGTTCAGGAGCTATCCGAAATTACAGGTTCCAATAAAGGGAAACTAGTCCCAACCGATATTGGTATTATCGTAAACGATTTCTTAGTGAGTCATTTTGATACTATATTAGATTATAATTTTACTGCTAAAGTAGAGCAAGATTTTGATGAAATAGCATCGGGCAACGAGAATTGGACGGCAATGATGGACGATTTTTACAGCCATTTCCATCCAACAGTACAAGATGTAGAAAAAAATGCCGAACGCGAATCGGGCGAACGTATACTGGGCAAACACCCCGAAAGTGGTAAGCCTGTAAGCGTACGCTTAGGTAAATTCGGACCAATGGCACAAATAGGCGATGCAGAAGACGAAGAAAAACAATTTGCAAGTTTACTCCCTGAGCAAAATATAGGCACAATTACATTAGATGAAGCACTAACGTTATTTTTACTCCCTAAAAACTTAGGTACATATAAAGGAGAAGAAGTAGAGGTAAATAATGGTCGTTTTGGTCCTTACGTTCGCTTTGGTAAAACCTTTGTTTCCTTACCTAAAGGAGAAGACCCATTGGATGTAACTTTTGATAGAGCTAAAGAACTTATTATTGAGAAAGAAAAAGCAGATGCACCAATAGCCACGTATAAAGACATGCCAGTACAAAAAGGAGTAGGGCGCTTTGGTCCTTTCTTAAAATGGAACGGTATGTTTATTAACGTTAATAAAAAATACGATTTCGATAACCTTTCGCATCAAGATATTGTTACATTAATAGAAGAAAAGATACAGAAAGAAATTGATAAGGTAATCCATAACTGGGAGGATGAAGGCATCCGTGTAGAAAAAGCCCGTTGGGGACGCTCTGTAATTATAAAAGGGAAAACAAAAATAGAGCTTAGTAAAGATGTAGATGCTGCTGCCCTAAGTTTAGATGAGGTTAAAGCTATTATTGAGCAAAAAGCACCCGCTAAAAAAACAACAGCCAAGAAAACTACCGCTAAAAAGACTACAACTAGAAAAACAGTAGCTAAAAAGAAATAA